CGTCATGTTTCTCTTGGCCATGACCTGGCTGACCGATATCCGCCGTCCAACGCCTGCCGCGCTGGAAGTCCAGACCTGCACCATGCCGCCTGCCTCTTCTGACGCCCAGCCCAGCGATGCGGTATCCCCGCCTTAACCTTTCGCCCGATTCTGTAATTTGATCTGTTGGCTGCGTAGCGCCAGCGCCAGCGGCTCATACAGCGTGCGGCTGCCGTTGGGGTCGGGCAGGCCAAACAGCGGGCCAGGCGAGCGACGATCGTCTGCCCATGCTGGATATTCCACCACCGGATAGAGCGAAATACCTTCCATCGCTACACCCTGATCCAGCGCCAGTTCGACCTCGTCAGCGACAATATTCAGCCAGTTGACCCGCGCCTCGCCTTCCGCGCCGGTTTCGGCGATCAGCATCGGACGCTGGTAGCGTTGCCAGACCTCCTCCAACAACAGATGCAGCGGACGCCAGGCGGGATGCGTGGCGTTTAAGGTAGTGCCGTCGCTCAGCCATTGGTTATCGGGATAGTAATTCAGGCCGATAATATCCAGCGCTTCCGGGCTGCCGCCCAGTTCCGGGCACCGTTTGCCGCACAGCATATCCCAGGCATCAAACTGGGAAAGATGCTGACGCTGCGCCTCTTCCTGCGCGGTAGCGTTATCGGCGGCCGGAGCGACATGCACCAGCGGATCCGTTAGCACAAAGCGCGCCTGCGGATAAACCTCGCGGATCGCGGCGATAGCCGCCAGGCTGGCGCGAACCAGCTGTTTTTTTAGCGCCAGGCCGCGCCCGCTCGCATAGGGGTTAAGCCAGGCGACTTCCGCGCCGGCCCATGACCAAAAAGAGATCTGGTTAATCGGCGTAAAAAAGGGCTGTTCAATACCCTCATTGCGCATCACTTCCGCCATGGCGCGGGCAAAGCGGGCGAATGAATCCACAAACTCCACTGACCAGATATCAAGATGTTGCGGATAACCAAAGTGCGCCACTTCCCAAATCACCTGAATGCCGTGCTGACTGGCGGCATGTACCATCGGCAGGAAAGAGGACCAGTCATATTCGCCGGGCGTTTTTTCAATCAGATACCAGCGAGCGCCGTCGCGTGCGGTCAGCAGGCGATGCTCTACCAGCGCGGCATAATCCTTGTGGATCAGCATGTCGTGCCCGCTGCTGATAATCATATCCAGACGCTTGCCTTCACGGCGGCAGGCGGTCGAGCAGGGGAAACTACCCTGAAAGAAACTGTTAAACAGGGACGGTTGATGACGCTGCGATGACACGGTGGATGAGGTAACTCGCATACGGTTCTTCTCCTGGAAAAAAGGCAGGCGCGGAACGTTTCGCTAAGTCTAGACTAAATGACACTTCAGACCCGATTTTCACCGTTGATATTACGAGGAACGAGATATGCATAGCCGACTACGTATCATCCAGGGCGATATTACGCGCCAACAGGTAGACGCGATCGTGAATGCGGCGAACAGCAGCCTGCTTGGCGGTGGCGGCGTGGATGGCGCGATCCATCGCGCGGCGGGGCCGGCGCTGTTGGCCGAATGCCGCCAGCTGGCGGCGAGCCGGGGCGGCTGCCCGACCGGAGAAGCGGTGCTGACCGGTGCAGGCAATTTACCGGCGCGCGCGGTGATCCATACCGTTGGCCCGGTCTGGCGCGGCGGCGGCCATGGCGAAGCGGAGCTGCTGGCCAGCGCCTATACTCATAGTCTGCAGCTGGCGGCGGAGCAGCGTTTTGCCACCATCGCCTTTCCGGCCATCAGCACCGGGATTTATGGTTACCCAAAAGCAGCGGCGGCGACGATCGCCTTACGCGCCATCGGCCAGTTTTTGCAGCAGCACGACTATCCGCAGCAGGTGTGGCTGGTCTGTTTTGACGAGGAAAGCTATCGTCTTTATCGCCAGCATTCAGAACAGTCGGATGACGCCGGCGGAGCAGCCGGTGAATAATAACAATCAGATTTAGAAAAAAGGAAAAATAATGGCTGAAGCGCTTTACCCGCAGGATAACCTTTCGCCTGCAGACAGCCGTACTCGCCTCGCCAGGGCCGTTAAACCCCGTACCGCTCAGCATCCTCAGCACAGCGGTATCCATTCATTGAGCGATGGGCTGGATGCTTTCGCTGCCCGCTACCAGCTGCTGTCGATGGCCGAAGAGCGCATCGATATTCAGTACTACATTTGGCAGAACGATATGTCCGGGCGGCTGCTATTCAGTGCGCTGCTGGAGGCGGCAGATCGCGGCGTCCAGGTCCGTCTGCTGCTGGATGACAACAATACGATGGGGCTGGATAAAACGCTGAGCGAATTGAATCGCCATCCCCATATCGAAATCCGCTTGTTTAACCCGTTCTCTTTTCGCACCTTGCGGGCACTGGGCTATCTTAGCGACTTTGCTCGCCTCAACCGGCGCATGCACAATAAAAGCCTGACCGTTGACGATATGGTGACTATTGTCGGCGGGCGTAATATCGGCGATGAATATTTTGGCGCAGGCAAACAGCCGCTGTTTTCCGATCTGGATGTGATGGCGATCGGGCCAGTAGTGGAAGAGGTGGCGGCAGATTTTGAGCGCTACTGGCAGAGCAAAGCGGTTACCACCTTTTCCGCCGTTGTGGATAATGCGCCGGATGATTCGCGCGCGGCGGTGACGCTGCCGGAAGCCTGGCGCGACAGCGAACAGGTGCAGCGCTATATGCAGCGCCTGCAATCCTGCGGTTATATGGCGCAGCTGGACAGCGGCGAACTAGAGATGATCTGGGCGCCGACGCGTTTGTTGAGCGACGATCCGCGTAAAGGGCTGGGCAAGGCGCGGCGCGCCACTTTGCTGCCGCAGCGGATGATCGAAATTATTGGCCGCCCGCAGCGGCAGTTCGATATTATTTCCGCCTATTTTGTTCCGACGCGCGCGGGCGTAGCGCAGCTGCTGGCGCTGGTGCGCAGCGGCGTTAAAATCGCCATCCTCACCAACTCGCTGGCGGCTAACGATGTCTCGGTGGTGCATGCCGGCTATGCCAAATGGCGGAAAAAACTGCTGCGTCACGGCGTTAAGCTGTATGAGCTAAAACCGCAGGCGCACAGTGAAGAGAAACCGCACGACCGCGGGCTGACCGGCAATTCCGGCTCCAGCCTGCATGCCAAAACATTCAGCGTTGATAATGAAAAAGTATTTATCGGCTCTTTCAACTTCGATCCGCGATCGGCGGTGCTGAATACTGAAATGGGGCTGCTGATTGAAAGCGAAGTGTTGGCCAGCACTATCCACCAGCGCTTTGTCGAGGAGATGCGCGAGCGTGCCTGGACGCTGCGGTTAGATAAATGGGGCCGGGTTAACTGGGTGGAATATGAAGGCGAACCAGGAGAGATCGTGCATAAGCATGAGCCGAAAACGCGCTTTATTCAGCGGTTGCTGGTGCGTCTGGTCTGGCGTCTGCCGGTGGAGTGGTTATTGTAGCGGGCATCCTTGCCCGCCGGTGACTCAGGGGCGGGCTTTTTTGCCGGAAAACAGGAAGCGCAGCAGCGGAATGCGCAGATGAATTTCATACAGCACGAAGGCGATGCCGAAGACAAACACCAGGCCAGCGATAAAGCCCAGCGCATTATTATGAATATGCGGCGTAATAAAGATGCCGTACAGCAGCGTCAGCGGATGATGCACCAGATAGATAAACAGCGAGGCATTCACCAGCCAGGTAATGCGCGCGGAATGGGCATTTAAAAAACGGTGGCCAAAAGCGAACACCAGGTTCACCATCCACAGGCCCATCAGCATCGACACCACCGCATCGATTTCATACATCCAACCTTCGCCGCTGCTGTAGCGCTGGTTGGCCATATAGGCGAAAAACGCCAGCAGCGCGCCGAGCAGCGTCCAGGGATTAAAATGCACAAAGCGCGCTTTCAGCGCTGGATTGCGCCAGGCTAACGCGCCCAGACAGAAGAAAGGCAGATAGAACAGCGTCTGCATTACTGCGAAGTTAAACAGCCCGTCGATAAGCAGCGCTGGCTGAAAAATAAAGATCAGACGGCGGAAGAGACACCAGCACAGGCTATAAAACAGCATCGCCAGGGTTAAGGTGATCCAGCCAGGCGCGGCCGCATCGCTTTGCGTCTTCTCGGTCAGCCGACGAAACAGCAGCAGCCCCAGGGTGGTAAGAATAACCAGCACCAGCAGGAACCACAGATGGGAGATCAGCTCCCAGACCAGGGTATTCACTTTCTCGTAAGTGGAAAACTGCGCCCAGCCGTTGATTTTCCCGGTCCACTCTTTCAGCATAAAAAACTGCGGCAGGGTAATCAGCGGAATGGCGCTGAGCATCGGAATGCCGACGCGCTCTACGCGCACCTTCCACCACTCGCGCGGCGCATAACGCAACCAGAGCATATAAGAAAAGTAACCGGATATGACAAAAAACACCTGCATACGGAAAGCATGAATAAAATCATTAAACACGGTTAACCACAGCGACGGTTCGGCGCTGTTTACGGACCACTGGTGGCTGGAATAAATAAGAGAAACATGAAAAGGAACGCCAAGAAGCATCAGATAGGCGCGAATAGAATCGAAGAAATATTCACGCTGCTGGGGTTTAGTACGCATAGTCATCCAGTTTTAGTATGTTTTATATACCGGTTCGCCCTGAACCTGACAAAAGTAAGCGCTTTACTTTACCGGAACGGGAATCCATATAATATCAGCCGATTCTGTAACAGACGATCAACGCAGAGATAAGTCCTGAACGCAGAGAATACAGGAACAAAACGAGGGGTATACTGTCGGAAAACCGAATAATCCATTAATATGGATGGGATTGATTTAAGCACACGAAAGGGGGGGATGTGCTGATTACTAACAAAAATAAATCGGGACTGAAAAAACTGCACTGGGTCAGTGCGGCAGTTCTGTTTGCCTTGTCTACCAACAACAGTTGGGCTTTTAGCATTGATGATGTAGCAAAAGAGGCAAAATCGTTAGCTGGAAAAAGCTTTGAAGCGCCGAAGAGCAATTTGCCCTCTCAGTTCCGTGACATGAAATATGCTGACTATCAGCAAATTCAGTTTAATCACGATAAAGCCTATTGGCATAAACTGAAAACGCCTTTCAAACTGGAGTTTTATCATCAGGGCATGTATTTCGATACCCCGGTGAAACTTCATGAAATCACCGCTAATGCGGTACGGGAAATCAAATACAGCCCGGAATATTTTAATTTTGGCAATGTTCAGCACGATCCGGAAACCATTAAGAACCTGGGCTTCGCCGGTTTTAAAGTGCTCTATCCATTGAACGCCAAAGATAAAGATGACGAAATTACCAGCTTCCTCGGTGCCAGCTATTTCCGCGTCATTGGCGGCGGCCAGGTTTATGGCCTCTCTTCTCGCGGCTTAGCGATCGATACCGCGCTGCCGTCCGGCGAAGAGTTTCCGCGCTTCCGCGAATTCTGGATTGAGCGTCCGAAGCCGCAGGATAAACAGCTGGTTATCTATGCGCTGCTTGATTCGCCGCGCGCCACCGGCGCTTATCGCTTTGTGCTGCGTCCGGGCAAAGATACCAACGTAGATGTACAGGCAAAAGTCTATCTGCGTGACAAAGTGGGCAAACTGGGCGTTGCGCCATTGACCAGTATGTTCCTCTATGGCCCGAATCAGCCTTCTCCGATAGTCAACTATCGTCCTTCTCTGCATGATTCCAACGGTCTGTCGATTCATGCCGGTAACGGCGAATGGATCTGGCGTCCGCTGAATAACCCGAAACATCTGGCGGTCAGCACCTTTACCGTGGAAAACCCGAAAGGTTTCGGCCTGCTGCAGCGCGGACGCGAGTTCAACCAGTATCAGGATCTCGACGATCGTTACGATCTGCGCCCAAGCGGCTGGATCGAGCCGCAGGGCGACTGGGGTAAAGGTCGCGTAGAGCTGGTCGAAATCCCGACGGCAGATGAAACCAACGATAATATCGTCGCCTTCTGGACGCCGGAGAACCTGCCGGAGCCGGGCAAGGAAATGAACTTTAAATATCGTTTGCACTTTACCCGTGATGAAGACCAGCTGCACTCGCCGGATACCGCCTGGGTGAAAAACACGCTGCGTTCTACCGGCGATGTGAAACAGTCAAACCTGGTGCGCCAGCCAGACGGCACCCTCGCGTTTGTGGTGGATTTCGTCGGTCAGGATATGAGCGCGCTGCCGGATAACACACCGGTCGCCCCTCAGGTGAGCATCGGCAATAACGGTGAGATTGTGGAACAGAGCGTGCGCTACAACCCGGTGACCAAAGGCTGGCGTTTAATGCTGCGCATTCGTGTGAAAGACAATAAGCAGCCGACCGAAATGCGTGCCGCACTGGTTAACGGTGATAAGACGCTGACGGAAACATGGAGCTATCAGTTGCCTGCCAATGAATAAATCAATCCTAACTCCCGCTGACTATATCGACGCGCTGCCGCTGCCGCCGGACGGCAAAGCGGCGCTGTCGGCAAACCTGCCCGCCCCGGAGGCGGGCGGTGAAGTTTACAGTAAACTGCATCAGCAGCTGGGCCAGAACGGTCCGGCCGAAGCGCGTCCCGACGACGCGCCGCTGACCTCGGTAAAGTCACGTATTGAAATGAGCTGGCCGGAGTCGCTGGACGACGGTAAACAGTTCAGCGAGGATTATCTCGGTCGTACTACGCTGAAGGCGATGCCGCCGGTAAAGCGCTCGCTGATGTTCCCGGAAGCCTGGCGTACCAACCCGCTGGCGCGCGCCTGGGATTCGCTGCGCGGACGTAAGTCAACGCCGCGCTACGCCTCAGCGGAAGAGCAGCGTCAGGAAGACAAATGGCGTCATGTGGGATCGATTCGTCGCTATATCCTGCTGATCCTGACGGTTTTCCAGACGGTGATCGCCACCTGGTATATGAAGACGATTCTGCCTTACCAGGGCTGGGCGCTGATCGATCCGATGGATATGCTCAACCAGAACTGGCAACAGTCGCTGCTGCAGCTGCTGCCTTATGTCCTGCAAACCGGGATACTCTTTCTGTTCGCCATTCTGTTCTGCTGGGTATCGGCCGGTTTCTGGACGGCGCTGATGGGTTTCCTTCAGCTGCTAATCGGGCGCGATAAATACAGTATCTCTTATACGCTTACCGGCAATGAGCCGATCGATCCTAACCACCGCACCGCGTTGATTATGCCGATCTGTAACGAAGACGTAGAGCGCGTTTTCGCCGGTTTGCGCGCTACCTGGGAATCGGTGGTGCGTAGCGGAGAGAGCCAGCATTTCGATGTTTATATCCTGAGCGACAGCTACGATGCCGATATCGCGCTGGCAGAGCAGAAAGCCTGGATGGAGCTGGTGCGTGACGTGGGCGGGGCAGGGAAGATCTTTTATCGCCGCCGCCGCCGCCGCGTGAAACGTAAAAGCGGCAACATCGATGACTTCTGCCGCCGCTGGGGCAGCCAGTACAGCTATATGGTGGTGCTGGATGCGGATAGCGTGATGAGCGGCGAGTGTCTGACCGGTCTGGTGCGCATGATGGAAGCGAATCCCAACGCCGGTATTATCCAATCTTCGCCGAAGGCATCCGGAATGGATACGCTCTATGCGCGCTGTCAGCAGTTTGCCACGCGCGTTTACGGGCCGCTGTTTACCGCTGGGCTTCACTTCTGGCAGTTGGGCGAGTCGCACTATTGGGGCCATAACGCCATTATCCGCGTGAAGCCGTTTATAGAGCACTGCGCGCTGGCGCCGCTGCCGGGCGAAGGCTCGTTTGCCGGATCGATTCTTTCCCATGACTTTGTCGAAGCTGCGCTGATGCGCCGCGCCGGCTGGGGCGTATGGATTGCCTACGATCTGCCCGGCTCGTATGAAGAGCTGCCGCCGAACCTGCTGGATGAGCTGAAGCGCGACCGCCGCTGGTGTCACGGCAACCTGATGAACTTCCGTCTGTTCCTGGTGAAAGGGATGCATCCGGTGCACCGCGCGGTGTTCCTGACCGGCGTGATGTCCTATCTTTCGGCGCCGTTGTGGTTCCTGTTCCTTGCGCTCTCTACCGCCTTGCAGGTGGTGCATACGCTAATGGAGCCGCAATACTTCCTGCAGCCGCGCCAGCTGTTTCCGGTGTGGCCGCAGTGGCGACCGGAGCTGGCGATCGCGCTGTTCTCTACCACGCTGGTGCTGCTGTTCCTGCCGAAGCTGCTGAGTGTGGTGCTGATCTGGTTTAAAGGTGCGAAAGGCTACGGCGGCGCGCTGCGTCTGCTGGTGTCGATGCTGCTGGAGATGCTGTTCTCGGTACTGCTGGCACCGGTTCGTATGCTGTTCCATACGGTATTCGTCGTCAGCGCCTTCCTTGGTTGGGAAGTGGTGTGGAATTCTCCGCAGCGTGACGATGATGCGACGCCGTGGAGCGAAGCGTTCCGTCGTCATGGTTCGCAAATGCTGCTGGGCATTGTCTGGGCCGTCGGCATGGGCTGGCTGGATCTGAACTTCCTGTGGTGGCTGTCGCCAATTGTCTTCTCGCTGATCCTGTCGCCGTTTGTGTCGGTGGTCTCCAGCCGGGCAAGCAATGGACTGGCGACCAAACGCGCGAAGCTGTTCCTGATCCCGGAAGAGTACGATCCGCCGAAAGAGCTGGTGGATACCGATACCTATCTGCAGCTGAACCGCGAGCGGGCGCTGAAGCACGGCTTTATGCATGCGCTGTTCCATCCGTCGTTTAATGCGCTGGCAACCGCGCTGGCGACCTCGCGTCACCTGAAAAGCGATCTGCTGGATTATGCGCGTGACCGTCGTGTTGAGCATGCCTTAAGCGATACGCCGGCGAAGCTGAGCCGCGATGAGCGCCTGGCGCTAATTAGCGATCCGGTTACGCTGGCACGTCTGCACTATCGTCTGTGGCAGGATGCGGAAAAGTACCATGAGTGGCAGGATTACTACCGTACGCTACAGCTTAATCCGCTGGTGTTGGCGACGGTGAAATAACCCCGCTATTCCGCCTCTGCAACGTGGCGCGTCCGCTGCGGCGGGGTGAGCACTATTCAATAGCGGCCTGCGGGCCGCTTTTTTATTCGCCGCTTTAGGCTATTTTTAATAACAGCGGACACGCCAACGCTACAGCGCCAAACGACGCCGCTTGAGAGAGGTAACGGGTTGAAAAAAGGATTACGCAGCGCAGCATTGCTGACGCTGGTACTGCTGTTAACCGGCTGCGGCAGCATCATCAGCCGCACTATGCCCGGGCAGGGGCACGGCAATCAATATTATCCCGGCGTACAGTGGGATGTGCGCGACACGCCGTGGCGTTTTATCACCCTTCTCGACGTGCCGCTGTCGGCCCTGCTGGATACGCTGCTGTTACCAGTGGATGCGCATCACGGGCCGTATGAATAACGGGTAGGAGATTACCAGCGGTCTGATTCGTTATTGCTGCCGCTGTCTTCCCACTCCTGAGCGACCGCTTCGCCCTCTTCGGTATCCAACGGCGGTTCCAGCTGGAATTCGCCTTCATCCCATTCGTGTAGCGTGTTCTCCGGCATCCATTCCTGGCGCAGCTCCACTTCATCGAAGTCGCCATCGAAAATAGCCTGCGCAGCTTCACCGGTACGGATCGGCGACAGCTCGCCGTCGTCGCTTTCGTCAGCGAGGAACTCCGCCTGCCACATGATTTCGCCATCCTGCATCACATATTTTTGCAGATTGAATTGCCCAACTGAAATCTCATCTTCATCCAGTTCGGGGTTATTCGCCAGGAACTCTTCGCGGGCGCTATCGATAGCTTCTTCCAGTGTGCTAAACATGCTCATCAGTCTCTCCTAATCTCCTCAAGGATGGTTTCAGGAAAGAATAGACGAAGTTTTCACACCGCATAGCGTCAACGCTAAAAAAACTGCCCGCAGCGGGGCAAATCAGACCCTTTCGCTCCGTAGCGGAACGAAAGGGAAAAGAAGGGGTTAGTAAAGTTTCTCTTTGCCAGGCGGACGGGTTTTAAAACGACGATGTAGCCACATATACTGCTCCGGCGCCATCAGTACCGCCTCTTCCACAATCTGATTCATCCGCCGTGCGGTAGCTTCTTCGTTATCGGTCGGCACATCTTGCACGTCTGGCAGAACAATCAGCTCATAGCCTTTACCGTGCGGCAGACGACGCGGCAGAAAGGGGATTACGGCCGGTTTCGCGGTGCGGATTAGCATATAACTGCCTTTGGTCGAGGCGGCATCCGGCACGGCGAAAAAGGGCACAAAGACGCTGCTTTTCGGGCCGTAATCGTGATCGGGCGCGTACCAGATGATCTCGCCCGCTTTTAGCGCACGGATCATGCCTTTCAGATCCTTACGATCGATCATGCTCTTATTCGAGCGCATCCGACCCCAGGTTTGCAGCCAGTCGATCAGCGGGTTGTCATTAGGGCGATAAACGCCGATGCCCGGATTCAGCAAGCCGAACATACGCGCCCCCAACTCCAGAGAGAGAAAATGCATCCCAATCAGCAGAATACCTTTTTGCTCGCGCTTCGCCTGCTGAATGTGTTCATCACCGATACCGGTGAACCATTTACGCACCCGCCAGTCAGGCCAGAACCAGGCAATGCCGGTTTCCAGAAAACCCATACCGACCGATTCAAAATTACGCTTCAGCAGCGCATCGCGTTCAGCGGGCGGCATCTGAGGAAAGCAAAGTTCGATATTACGTTGGGCGATCGCCGCGCGTCGTTTCATCACGCGCATCGACAGGCGGCCCAAACCGCAACCCAGACGATAAAGCACCGGATAGGGCAGCAACACCACCAGATAAAGCAGGCCAATACCAAGCCAGAGTAACCAATAACGCGGATGGAGCAGGGCGCGAGAAAATTGAGGCAACTGAGTCATATTCTTCCAGTTATTCGTTGCGACAGGTAAAAAACGCCGCAGTGTCCAATTTAAGGGGCGTATTGTGCCATTTTTTTCGTTATTGCTGAAAGCGGGTTGTCAGTCAGAGAGATCGGCAGCGCATTTGCTGCGCTGCCGGTAAGATTAAAGATTAAACAAACCTTTCACTTCGTGCGGTTCACAGCGCCAGTATTGTGGCGGCGCCTGCACTTTTTCGCCCAGTTCGGCAGCGGCGTGCCACGGCCAGCGCGGATCGTAAAGCATCGCGCGTGCCAGCGCGACCGCATCGGCCTCGCCGTTGACCAGCACCGCTTCCGCCTGTTGCGGTTCGGTAATCAATCCCACAGCGATGACGGGCATGGTGGTCATTGCCGCTTTAATCCCGGCGGCGAAAGGCACCTGATAGTTCGGGCCGACGCTGATCTGCTGCTGCGGCGACAGGCCGCCGCTGGAGACGTGAATATAGTCGCAGCCGGCCGCTTCCAGCGCCTTGCTCAGCGCAATGGACTGTTCTTCATCCCAGCCGCCTTCCACCCAGTCGGAGGCGGAAATACGTACGCCCACCGCTTTATCACGCGGGAAGACGCGACGCACTTCATCGTAAATTTCCAGTACCAGGCGCATACGATTTTCAAGCGAACCGCCATATTCATCGTCACGCTGATTGGATAACGGCGAAAGGAACTGATGTAACAGGTAGCCGTGCGCGGCGTGAATTTCCACCAGCTCAAAGCCCAGCCGATCGGCGCGAATAGCGCTGTCGATAAAGGCCTGTTTGATCTCGGCGATACGCTCTTTGCTCAGCGCCAGCGGGGCGTCGTCGTTTTCGCTGTAGGGCAGCGCCGAAGGGGCGGAGGTTTGCCAGCCGCCCTGCTGCGGGGTCAAAAATCCACCGCCGCGCCATGGCACGTCGCAGGAAGCTTTACGTCCGGCATGGCCCAGTTGGATTCCCAGCGGCATGGTCGCATAGCGTTTCACATTATTGATGGTTTCCGCCAGCGCCTGCTCGGTTTCATCATCCCATAGCCCCAGATCCTGCGGCGTAATGCGCCCGGCAGGCTCAACGGCGGTGGCTTCGATAATCAGTAGTCCGGCGCCGGAAAGAGAGAGATGGCCCAGGTGAATTTGATGCCAGGGCGTGGTTTTGCCCTGTTCCGCCGAGTACTGACACATTGGCGCAATGATGATGCGATTACTGAGCGATAACTTGCCCAACTGCAGCGGCGTAAATAGCTGACTCATTTTGTTCTCCATCTGTTATCACCAGGGTGATAGTAAGTTCGCTAATGATATAACACGGCTTAAGGTGATTGGCAGCGCGGTTAGTTGTCAGTATGTGCGGTAAGACAAGTTCGTCAAATGGTGAAAATATGCTGCAAGGCTTTGCTTCACTGTTAAATAAGGTATGATGTCGCCCGCAAAAAAAGCTCACTACCGGGAAAGAACACCATGCCAGTGTTACATAACCTTGTTTCAAACAAAGAGCTGAAGGCGCGCATGCTGGCCGAAACCGAGCCGCGCACCACAGTCTCCTTCTATAAATATTTCACTATCGCCGATCCGAAAGCGTTTCGTGATGCGCTTTATCTGGCGCTGACCGAGCTGAAAGTTTTTGGCCGTATTTATGTCGCCCATGAAGGGATTAACGCGCAGGTTAGCGTGCCGGCCAGCCTCTATCCGCGTATGCAGGAAACTTTGTATGGCTTCGATCCGGCGTTGAATAATCTGCGCATGAATATTGCGCTGGATGATGACGGCAAATCTTTCTGGGTGCTGCGGTTGAAGGTGCGCGATCGCATTGTCGCCGACGGCATTGAAGATGAAAATTTTGATGCCAGCCAGGTGGGCGCCTATCTGAAGGCGGATGAAGTTAATGCCATGCTGGACGATCCGGATGCCGTGTTTGTTGATATGCGCAACCACTATGAATATGAAGTGGGCCATTTTGACAAGGCGCTGGAGATCCCTGCCGATACGTTCCGCGATCAGCTGCCGATGGCAGTAGAGATGCTGCAGGATAAGAAAGATAAAAAGATCGTTATGTACTGCACCGGCGGTATTCGCTGTGAAAAAGCCAGTGCCTGGATGCTGCATAACGGTTTCGAGCAGGTGTACCATGTGGAAGGCGGCATTATTGAGTATGCGCGCCGCGCGCGCGAGCAGGGCCTGCCGGTGCGTTTTAAAGGGAAAAATTTTGTCTTTGACGAACGCATGGGAGAGCGCATTTCCGATGATGTGATTGCTCACTGTCACCAGTGCGGCGCGCCGTGCGATACACACGTTAACTGCGTGAACGATGGTTGCCATCTGCTGTTTATTCAGTGCCCTTCCTGCGCCGAGAAGTTTCAGCATTGCTGTAGCCCGATGTGTATGGAAGAAGCGGCGTTGCCGCCGGAAGAGCAGCGCGCACGTCGCGCCGGGCGTGAAACCAGCAATAAGATCTTTAATAAGTCGCGCGGCCTGTTAACTGCCACGCTGGCGATTCCGGCGCCGACCGATAACAAGTAACAGCCGCTCGGGGGAGAGGATAAACACTCTCGATCAGGAAAATTGCCAAAAAAGCTGCTCGGGAGAGCTCGCAAAGGTTAAAAGGCGCCTGCGCAGGGCGATCGTAAAGGTTTAAACATGCCTGCGCAGGCAGCTCGTAAAAGACTGATACGCGCCTTGAGTTTAGCGTCAGCCTTTTAAAGGCTGTATGGTCTACTTCTGAGGTATGCCTTCCACAGAAATCATCATGGCCTGGTTCTGACGCAAGCCTTTCACAGAGATCATCATGACTTATTTCTGGCATACAAATATGGTCTACTTCTGACGCACGCCTTCCACAGAAATCATCAGCTCCACTTCCTGCGAAGCCGGACCAAGATCGGTGGTGATGTTAAAATCCTTTAACGCCAGCTTGCCTTCGGCCTCAAAGCCAGCACGATAGCCGCCCCACGGATCGTCGCCCTGGCCCAGCATTTTCGCTTCCAGCGTTATCGGCTTGGTTACGCCGTTCAGCGTCAGGTTGCCGGTGATATCCAGCTCGTCGCCATCTTTTTTCACGCCGGTAGAGACAAAGGTCGCCTGCGGGAATTTGCTGGCATTCAAAAACTCGGCGCTGCGCAG
This Mixta hanseatica DNA region includes the following protein-coding sequences:
- a CDS encoding beta-glucosidase, giving the protein MRVTSSTVSSQRHQPSLFNSFFQGSFPCSTACRREGKRLDMIISSGHDMLIHKDYAALVEHRLLTARDGARWYLIEKTPGEYDWSSFLPMVHAASQHGIQVIWEVAHFGYPQHLDIWSVEFVDSFARFARAMAEVMRNEGIEQPFFTPINQISFWSWAGAEVAWLNPYASGRGLALKKQLVRASLAAIAAIREVYPQARFVLTDPLVHVAPAADNATAQEEAQRQHLSQFDAWDMLCGKRCPELGGSPEALDIIGLNYYPDNQWLSDGTTLNATHPAWRPLHLLLEEVWQRYQRPMLIAETGAEGEARVNWLNIVADEVELALDQGVAMEGISLYPVVEYPAWADDRRSPGPLFGLPDPNGSRTLYEPLALALRSQQIKLQNRAKG
- a CDS encoding O-acetyl-ADP-ribose deacetylase, producing the protein MHSRLRIIQGDITRQQVDAIVNAANSSLLGGGGVDGAIHRAAGPALLAECRQLAASRGGCPTGEAVLTGAGNLPARAVIHTVGPVWRGGGHGEAELLASAYTHSLQLAAEQRFATIAFPAISTGIYGYPKAAAATIALRAIGQFLQQHDYPQQVWLVCFDEESYRLYRQHSEQSDDAGGAAGE
- a CDS encoding phospholipase D family protein; this encodes MAEALYPQDNLSPADSRTRLARAVKPRTAQHPQHSGIHSLSDGLDAFAARYQLLSMAEERIDIQYYIWQNDMSGRLLFSALLEAADRGVQVRLLLDDNNTMGLDKTLSELNRHPHIEIRLFNPFSFRTLRALGYLSDFARLNRRMHNKSLTVDDMVTIVGGRNIGDEYFGAGKQPLFSDLDVMAIGPVVEEVAADFERYWQSKAVTTFSAVVDNAPDDSRAAVTLPEAWRDSEQVQRYMQRLQSCGYMAQLDSGELEMIWAPTRLLSDDPRKGLGKARRATLLPQRMIEIIGRPQRQFDIISAYFVPTRAGVAQLLALVRSGVKIAILTNSLAANDVSVVHAGYAKWRKKLLRHGVKLYELKPQAHSEEKPHDRGLTGNSGSSLHAKTFSVDNEKVFIGSFNFDPRSAVLNTEMGLLIESEVLASTIHQRFVEEMRERAWTLRLDKWGRVNWVEYEGEPGEIVHKHEPKTRFIQRLLVRLVWRLPVEWLL
- the mdoC gene encoding glucans biosynthesis protein MdoC, with amino-acid sequence MRTKPQQREYFFDSIRAYLMLLGVPFHVSLIYSSHQWSVNSAEPSLWLTVFNDFIHAFRMQVFFVISGYFSYMLWLRYAPREWWKVRVERVGIPMLSAIPLITLPQFFMLKEWTGKINGWAQFSTYEKVNTLVWELISHLWFLLVLVILTTLGLLLFRRLTEKTQSDAAAPGWITLTLAMLFYSLCWCLFRRLIFIFQPALLIDGLFNFAVMQTLFYLPFFCLGALAWRNPALKARFVHFNPWTLLGALLAFFAYMANQRYSSGEGWMYEIDAVVSMLMGLWMVNLVFAFGHRFLNAHSARITWLVNASLFIYLVHHPLTLLYGIFITPHIHNNALGFIAGLVFVFGIAFVLYEIHLRIPLLRFLFSGKKARP
- the mdoG gene encoding glucans biosynthesis protein MdoG, translated to MKKLHWVSAAVLFALSTNNSWAFSIDDVAKEAKSLAGKSFEAPKSNLPSQFRDMKYADYQQIQFNHDKAYWHKLKTPFKLEFYHQGMYFDTPVKLHEITANAVREIKYSPEYFNFGNVQHDPETIKNLGFAGFKVLYPLNAKDKDDEITSFLGASYFRVIGGGQVYGLSSRGLAIDTALPSGEEFPRFREFWIERPKPQDKQLVIYALLDSPRATGAYRFVLRPGKDTNVDVQAKVYLRDKVGKLGVAPLTSMFLYGPNQPSPIVNYRPSLHDSNGLSIHAGNGEWIWRPLNNPKHLAVSTFTVENPKGFGLLQRGREFNQYQDLDDRYDLRPSGWIEPQGDWGKGRVELVEIPTADETNDNIVAFWTPENLPEPGKEMNFKYRLHFTRDEDQLHSPDTAWVKNTLRSTGDVKQSNLVRQPDGTLAFVVDFVGQDMSALPDNTPVAPQVSIGNNGEIVEQSVRYNPVTKGWRLMLRIRVKDNKQPTEMRAALVNGDKTLTETWSYQLPANE